The Euphorbia lathyris chromosome 3, ddEupLath1.1, whole genome shotgun sequence genome contains a region encoding:
- the LOC136222068 gene encoding uncharacterized protein — translation MTRKRKSYVDALNSSQNIREEDLSEPEGRSESSDSNNNRDSDSREGEGDSMMNSNSNSSTVNNSNDNPRLVIVSTILNGSNYIPWRRSMLLALSAKRKSNHILQDEEPADKTSDAYKKWKWENDLVFSWIINAMSRDLADVFLYAPTARKLWTELEERYGESNGPLIFQLRREICSLNQGGMSLVDFFNKMKRMWDEYAIVKPPIVCSCETRKLVQEQVQEEQLMQFLFGLNPEFDHVRDQILLMDPLPPVNRAYSMLIRIEKQRNPNSIVSIHNYFVNLTTGNRNFSNQKTGNVNRTNNGGNYGNRGNNANSSVKSKEEKFCSYCRKGGHEKSECFRIKGYPDWFKGKRVTGPAPVNHQAHMSHEQQEFSPVDDFEEGEGSSAKKESVQELVQREVQRILKGKTTQDYLPQEFSAFAGACAGPEF, via the exons ATGACTAGAAAGCGCAAATCGTATGTTGATGCATTGAATTCCAGTCAAAATATACGAGAAGAAGATTTGAGTGAACCTGAAGGGAGATCTGAAAGTAGCGATTCCAATAACAATCGCGATTCAGATTCCAGAGAAGGAGAAGGCGATTCAATGATGAATTCAAACTCGAATTCATCAACTGTCAACAATAGCAATGATAATCCCAGACTTGTTATTGTCAGCACGATTTTGAATGGATCTAATTACATACCATGGCGGAGATCGATGTTGCTCGCTCTGAGCGCCAAACGCAAGTCAAATCATATTCTTCAAGATGAAGAACCAGCAGATAAGACCTCAGATGCATACAAGAAGTGGAAATGGGAGAACGATCTTGTTTTTTCCTGGATTATAAATGCAATGTCCAGAGATTTAGCCGATGTGTTCTTGTATGCACCAACAGCCAGAAAATTATGGACGGAACTGGAGGAACGATATGGCGAGAGTAATGGACCATTGATTTTTCAATTGCGTCGAGAGATCTGTAGCTTGAATCAAGGAGGTATGTCTCTGGTTGATTTCTTCAATAAAATGAAACGAATGTGGGATGAATATGCTATTGTGAAGCCTCCAATTGTTTGTTCTTGTGAGACAAGGAAATTAGTACAGGAACAGGTCCAGGAAGAGCAACTTATGCAATTTTTATTTGGATTAAATCCAGAGTTTGATCATGTGAGAGATCAAATATTGTTGATGGATCCTCTACCTCCAGTTAACAGAGCTTATTCGATGCTTATACGTATCGAAAAGCAGAGAAATCCTAATTCCATTGTTTCTATTCATAATTATTTTGTGAATTTAACAACTGGAAATCGAAATTTCAGCAATCAAAAAACTGGAAATGTCAATCGTACTAATAATGGTGGCAATTACGGTAATCGGGGTAATAATGCTAATTCCTCGGTGAAAAGCAAGGAGGAGAAATTTTGTTCTTATTGCAGGAAAGGAGGACATGAGAAGAGTGAGTGTTTCCGTATTAAAGGATATCCTGATTGGTTTAAAGGAAAGAGAGTTACAGGTCCAGCTCCAGTTAATCATCAGGCACATATGTCTCATGAGCAACAAGAGTTTTCTCCGGTAGATGATTTTGAAGAAGGTGAAGGAAGTTCTGCTAAGAAAGAATCTGTACAAGAACTAGTGCAGAGAGAAGTACAGAGGATACTCAAAGGGAAAACAACACAGGACTATCTTCCACAAGAGTTTTCAGCATTTGCAGGGGCATGTGCAG GGCCGGAATTTTAA